A part of Quatrionicoccus australiensis genomic DNA contains:
- a CDS encoding GGDEF domain-containing protein, whose protein sequence is MSQTPRIEAALFRHLLDNAAIPLIGSGIGSLLVAWAQYGMLPGKLALAWLAAVYLTIGLRLLIIRHYRARQAKTEPSPAEAMRFALSVGLSGIVWGLAGLFLIDTSPIGMVVTITAIQAMVMGAALTLSAFLPAFYAFTVPAMLPLIVVLASRGGTADMALALYSAIFLILIIGNARHFNNTLRQTWQLSFDKEDLVSALTKAHDLQSTLAQTDGLTGIANRRRFDAALQQEISRHQRSGGQLALLILDVDHFKNYNDTYGHLAGDACLQRIAQVLGKHLHRGTDLAARYGGEEFAGILPATELAGALWLAEQIRSDVEKLNIEHAASANADHITVSIGVASLPGRQLGAPGELIDLADQALYAAKQDGRNRVVSAPEKPA, encoded by the coding sequence TTGAGTCAAACACCCCGCATTGAAGCGGCCCTGTTCCGCCACTTGCTCGATAACGCCGCCATCCCGCTGATCGGCAGCGGCATCGGCAGCCTGCTGGTGGCCTGGGCCCAGTACGGCATGCTCCCGGGCAAGCTGGCGCTGGCCTGGCTGGCGGCTGTCTATCTGACCATCGGCCTGCGCCTGCTGATCATCCGGCATTACCGGGCGCGTCAGGCCAAGACCGAGCCGAGCCCGGCTGAAGCAATGCGCTTTGCGCTCAGCGTCGGTCTGTCAGGAATCGTCTGGGGACTGGCCGGCCTGTTCCTGATCGACACTTCGCCGATCGGCATGGTGGTGACGATCACTGCCATCCAGGCCATGGTGATGGGCGCTGCGCTGACCCTGAGCGCCTTCCTCCCGGCTTTCTACGCCTTTACCGTGCCGGCGATGCTGCCGCTGATCGTCGTCCTGGCCAGCCGCGGCGGTACGGCCGACATGGCACTGGCGCTTTACAGCGCGATCTTTCTGATCCTGATCATCGGCAATGCCCGGCACTTCAACAACACCTTGCGGCAAACCTGGCAACTCAGCTTCGACAAGGAAGACCTGGTCAGCGCCCTGACCAAGGCGCACGACCTGCAATCAACGCTGGCCCAGACCGACGGGCTGACCGGCATTGCCAACCGGCGCCGCTTCGATGCCGCCCTGCAGCAGGAAATCTCGCGTCACCAGCGCTCAGGCGGACAACTGGCACTGCTCATTCTCGACGTCGACCATTTCAAGAATTACAACGACACCTACGGCCATCTGGCCGGCGATGCCTGCCTGCAACGCATCGCCCAGGTGCTCGGCAAGCACCTGCACCGCGGCACCGACCTCGCGGCGCGTTACGGTGGCGAGGAATTCGCCGGCATCCTGCCGGCCACCGAACTGGCCGGCGCTCTCTGGCTGGCGGAACAGATCCGCAGCGATGTCGAGAAGCTCAATATCGAGCACGCCGCCTCGGCCAATGCCGACCACATCACCGTCAGCATCGGCGTTGCCAGCCTGCCCGGCCGCCAGCTCGGCGCACCGGGCGAACTGATCGATCTCGCCGACCAGGCGCTGTACGCCGCCAAGCAGGACGGGCGCAACCGGGTAGTCAGCGCACCGGAAAAGCCGGCTTAG
- a CDS encoding nuclear transport factor 2 family protein codes for MQLDALIQFYNDFSPASVARFPEFYSDDAWFKDPFNEVRGIAAIQHIFMHMFTQVDAPRFSVTEKVVDANGAMLVWEFCFRVKRWGKGETQLMRGVSHLKFDAAGKVCYHRDYWDTAEELYMKLPAIGTLMRGLRRMLAA; via the coding sequence ATGCAACTCGATGCACTGATCCAGTTCTACAACGATTTTTCGCCAGCCAGTGTGGCGCGCTTTCCCGAGTTCTACAGTGACGATGCCTGGTTCAAGGACCCGTTCAACGAGGTGCGCGGCATTGCAGCGATCCAGCATATTTTCATGCACATGTTCACGCAGGTCGACGCACCGCGTTTCAGCGTTACCGAAAAAGTCGTCGACGCGAACGGCGCCATGCTGGTCTGGGAGTTCTGCTTCCGGGTGAAGCGCTGGGGCAAGGGCGAAACCCAGCTCATGCGCGGTGTGTCGCATCTCAAATTCGACGCCGCCGGCAAGGTCTGTTATCACCGCGATTACTGGGACACGGCCGAGGAGTTGTACATGAAGTTACCAGCCATCGGCACCTTGATGCGTGGCTTGCGCCGGATGCTGGCGGCCTAA
- a CDS encoding SDR family NAD(P)-dependent oxidoreductase has product MNPKITDWHGKRVWLVGASSGIGAAVARELAGRGARLALSARGREKLQALGLSDALLLPCDATDAASLLAARQALIAAWGGVDLVVYLAGDYVPMRADSFDLAVAERVVEVNFNGAMRLAATVLADLQPGGGIAFVASVAGYRGLPKALCYGPGKAALIHFAEVLHLDLLPKGIGVWLINPGFVATPLTARNDFSMPALQTPEQAARATVDGFKTGNFEIHYPKRFTRLMKFFASLPYAWYFPLMRRLTGG; this is encoded by the coding sequence ATGAACCCGAAAATCACCGACTGGCACGGCAAGCGCGTCTGGCTGGTCGGCGCTTCGAGCGGCATCGGCGCGGCCGTGGCCCGCGAACTGGCCGGGCGTGGTGCACGCCTGGCGCTCTCCGCACGCGGTCGGGAAAAATTGCAGGCCCTTGGCCTGAGCGATGCCTTGCTGCTGCCCTGCGATGCAACCGATGCGGCCAGTCTGCTGGCGGCTCGTCAGGCGTTGATCGCCGCCTGGGGCGGCGTCGATCTGGTCGTCTATCTGGCCGGCGACTACGTGCCGATGCGTGCCGACAGCTTTGATCTGGCGGTCGCCGAGCGTGTCGTCGAGGTCAATTTCAATGGCGCGATGCGTCTGGCGGCGACCGTTCTGGCCGATCTCCAGCCGGGCGGCGGCATCGCCTTCGTGGCCAGCGTCGCCGGCTATCGCGGCCTGCCCAAGGCGCTTTGCTACGGGCCGGGCAAGGCGGCGCTGATCCATTTTGCCGAAGTGCTGCATCTCGACCTGCTGCCCAAGGGGATCGGTGTCTGGCTGATCAATCCCGGCTTCGTCGCGACGCCGCTCACCGCCAGGAACGATTTCAGCATGCCGGCCCTGCAAACGCCCGAACAGGCGGCGCGCGCCACGGTCGACGGGTTCAAAACGGGCAATTTCGAAATCCACTATCCGAAACGTTTTACCCGCCTGATGAAATTTTTCGCCAGCCTGCCCTACGCCTGGTATTTCCCGCTGATGCGCCGCCTGACCGGAGGCTGA
- a CDS encoding DUF3833 domain-containing protein: MKLLAAVALSLGLSACASTGVEQYRAEQPALDLKTYLNGTLDAWGMFQGRSGEVKKRFQVVIDAKWSGDTGVLDEQFKWSDGTTSRRVWTLVKQADGTFRGTADDVVGEAIGEVAGNALRWRYVLALPVDGKVYNVDFDDWMFLMDDKVMMNRSYMSKWGFNLGEVTLTFVKRP; this comes from the coding sequence ATGAAACTACTCGCTGCCGTTGCCCTTTCCCTTGGCCTGAGCGCTTGTGCCTCGACCGGTGTCGAACAGTACCGCGCCGAACAGCCGGCCCTCGATCTGAAGACTTATCTGAACGGCACGCTCGACGCCTGGGGCATGTTCCAGGGGCGCTCGGGCGAGGTCAAGAAACGCTTCCAGGTCGTCATCGACGCCAAGTGGAGCGGCGATACCGGCGTCCTCGACGAGCAGTTCAAATGGTCGGACGGCACGACCTCGCGCCGTGTCTGGACCCTGGTCAAACAGGCCGACGGGACTTTCCGCGGCACGGCCGACGATGTCGTCGGCGAGGCGATTGGCGAAGTTGCCGGCAATGCGCTGCGCTGGCGCTACGTGCTGGCGCTGCCGGTCGATGGCAAGGTCTATAACGTCGATTTCGACGACTGGATGTTCCTGATGGACGACAAAGTCATGATGAATCGCTCCTACATGTCGAAATGGGGCTTCAACCTGGGCGAGGTGACACTGACCTTCGTCAAGCGGCCGTAA
- a CDS encoding MFS transporter, translated as MPTPGRAPMNTARILAYGALGLPLAFAALPIYVHVPRFYAEVTGMSLALLGLILLGARLLDAGIDPWLGWLADRVPRRRMLALALLPFGLGFVALLNPPAEGAALWLLGALALTYLGFSAATVAYQAWGADVGSNSGLRTRLTAAREGFGLLGVVLAAALPSVLAAGMNEGIARLSWLLPPLLLLAAAVSFYGVPAGPAAPMSREPLLASLRRVFAEQAFRRLLLVFVANGIAAALPATLFLFFVADVLQAEAASGPLLALYFIAGAASLPLWVRLAARHGRVVAWLLAIALSIAAFAGASLLGPGDLWAFAAICLASGLALGADLALPVAIAADLGERQGQAGACFGVWNLVAKLNLALAAGLSLPLIGALGYVPGGGTGLAALVFAYALLPLAFKLLAGALLWRWRTSLELQS; from the coding sequence ATGCCAACACCAGGCCGGGCGCCGATGAACACGGCTCGCATCCTCGCCTATGGCGCGCTTGGCCTGCCGTTGGCCTTCGCGGCCTTGCCGATCTATGTGCATGTGCCGCGCTTTTATGCCGAGGTGACGGGCATGTCGCTGGCGCTGCTCGGTCTGATCCTGCTCGGAGCGCGTCTGCTCGATGCCGGGATCGATCCGTGGCTGGGCTGGCTGGCGGACAGGGTGCCGCGCCGGCGCATGCTGGCTTTGGCGCTGTTGCCGTTCGGGCTGGGCTTCGTCGCCTTGCTCAATCCGCCCGCTGAGGGCGCCGCGCTCTGGCTGCTCGGGGCCCTGGCGCTGACCTATCTCGGTTTCTCGGCGGCGACCGTCGCCTACCAGGCCTGGGGCGCCGACGTCGGCAGCAATTCCGGCCTGCGCACACGCTTGACCGCAGCGCGCGAGGGCTTCGGGCTGCTCGGCGTGGTGCTCGCTGCCGCCTTGCCGTCCGTGCTGGCTGCCGGCATGAACGAAGGCATCGCCCGCCTGAGCTGGCTGCTGCCGCCGCTTCTGCTGCTCGCGGCGGCGGTCAGTTTCTACGGCGTGCCGGCTGGGCCGGCGGCGCCGATGTCGCGCGAGCCGTTGCTGGCCAGCTTGCGCCGGGTCTTTGCCGAGCAGGCTTTTCGCCGTCTGTTGCTGGTCTTTGTCGCCAACGGCATCGCCGCCGCGCTGCCGGCGACGCTCTTCCTGTTCTTCGTGGCCGATGTGTTGCAGGCCGAAGCGGCGAGCGGCCCGCTGCTCGCCCTGTATTTCATCGCCGGGGCGGCTTCCCTGCCGCTCTGGGTGCGACTGGCAGCGCGGCATGGCCGGGTCGTCGCCTGGCTGCTGGCGATTGCGCTGTCAATTGCCGCCTTTGCCGGTGCCAGCTTGCTCGGCCCCGGCGATCTGTGGGCTTTCGCGGCGATCTGCCTGGCCTCCGGACTGGCGCTCGGCGCCGACCTCGCCCTGCCGGTGGCGATTGCCGCCGATCTTGGCGAACGCCAGGGCCAGGCCGGCGCCTGCTTCGGGGTGTGGAATCTGGTTGCCAAACTCAACCTGGCGCTCGCCGCCGGGCTTTCCCTGCCGCTGATCGGTGCCCTCGGCTATGTGCCGGGTGGCGGTACCGGCCTGGCGGCCCTTGTTTTCGCTTACGCCCTGTTGCCGCTCGCCTTCAAGTTGCTGGCCGGCGCGCTGCTCTGGCGCTGGCGTACCTCTTTGGAGCTTCAATCATGA
- a CDS encoding chalcone isomerase family protein has protein sequence MLSLVAPGAPLADGQPAKIAQNRPASARRRELLLGLAGAPFAAWATTDPTAGLQRWGSGEFRRFGFLVYAASLWAGEDPLRPPLALQLTYKRNIAGAAIAEASVKEIRQLGLADEATLARWGGLMAGLFPDVRPGDAIIGEYRAGSAIFHFNGRLLGRIDEAAFARAFFAIWLDARTSAPDLRAALLQRGSDRG, from the coding sequence ATGCTTAGCCTGGTGGCACCCGGCGCACCGCTGGCCGACGGTCAACCGGCAAAAATCGCCCAAAACCGGCCGGCCTCGGCGCGCCGCCGTGAATTGCTGCTCGGCCTGGCCGGGGCGCCGTTTGCCGCCTGGGCAACGACCGATCCGACCGCCGGCCTGCAACGCTGGGGCAGCGGCGAATTCCGTCGCTTCGGCTTTCTCGTCTATGCGGCCAGCCTGTGGGCCGGTGAAGATCCGCTGCGTCCGCCGCTGGCGCTGCAACTGACCTACAAGCGCAACATCGCCGGCGCGGCGATTGCCGAAGCCAGCGTCAAGGAAATCCGCCAGCTCGGCCTGGCCGACGAGGCGACGCTGGCCCGCTGGGGCGGGCTGATGGCCGGGCTGTTTCCGGATGTCCGGCCGGGCGATGCGATCATCGGCGAATACCGTGCGGGCAGCGCGATTTTTCACTTCAACGGACGTCTGCTCGGCCGCATCGACGAAGCGGCCTTCGCCCGCGCTTTCTTCGCCATCTGGCTCGATGCCCGCACCAGCGCGCCGGATCTGCGGGCGGCCCTGCTGCAGCGGGGCAGCGACCGTGGCTGA
- a CDS encoding SAM-dependent methyltransferase: protein MNNTLTLRGSTHTQAHANRDTRLVFALLEKLTGGLLEIRLPDGSCALFGDGEHGISMQVHDEATFAMVLARGDIGLAEAYLDGYWDSPDVTGLLALLAKNRAVLQKAVYGSWRNLLAARVRHWLNRNSKAGSKRNIMAHYDLGNDFYQLWLDPSMSYSAAIYREVDDGSLEMAQHAKYQRILNHLKARTGQKVLEIGCGWGGFAELAVDSGLQVTGLTLSPAQLAWAQQRVPQADLRLQDYRDNREQFDHVVSIEMFEAVGERFWPGYFKTVAGALKLGGKAMIQSITIRDDLFASYRRGTDFIQQYVFPGGMLPSRQAFRAAAAKQGLRVQGEYAFGLDYARTLAEWRLAFEAKWPEIQKLGFDENFRRLWRMYLCYCEAGFLAGNVDVVQFELAHA from the coding sequence ATGAACAATACTCTGACCCTGCGCGGCAGCACCCACACCCAAGCCCATGCCAACCGCGATACCCGCCTGGTTTTTGCGCTTTTGGAAAAGTTGACCGGCGGCTTGCTCGAAATCCGCCTGCCCGACGGCTCCTGCGCCCTGTTTGGCGATGGCGAGCACGGCATCAGCATGCAGGTGCATGACGAGGCGACCTTCGCCATGGTCCTGGCCCGTGGCGACATCGGCCTGGCCGAAGCCTATCTTGACGGCTACTGGGATTCGCCCGATGTCACTGGCCTGCTGGCGCTGCTCGCGAAGAACCGCGCCGTGCTGCAAAAGGCGGTCTATGGCTCGTGGCGCAACCTGCTCGCGGCGCGTGTCCGGCACTGGCTGAACCGCAACAGCAAGGCCGGCAGCAAGCGCAACATCATGGCCCACTACGATCTGGGCAACGATTTCTATCAGCTCTGGCTCGACCCGAGCATGAGCTATTCGGCGGCGATCTATCGTGAGGTCGATGATGGCTCGCTGGAAATGGCACAGCACGCCAAGTACCAGCGCATCCTCAATCATCTGAAAGCGAGGACCGGCCAGAAAGTGCTCGAAATCGGCTGCGGCTGGGGCGGTTTCGCCGAACTGGCCGTCGATTCGGGCCTGCAGGTCACCGGCCTGACGCTGTCGCCGGCGCAACTGGCCTGGGCGCAGCAGCGCGTGCCGCAGGCTGATTTGCGCCTGCAGGATTATCGCGACAACCGCGAACAGTTCGATCACGTGGTGTCCATCGAGATGTTCGAGGCGGTCGGCGAGCGTTTCTGGCCGGGCTATTTCAAGACCGTGGCCGGCGCGCTGAAGTTGGGCGGCAAGGCGATGATCCAGAGCATCACCATCCGCGACGACCTGTTCGCCAGCTACCGGCGCGGCACCGATTTCATCCAGCAATACGTCTTTCCCGGCGGCATGCTGCCTTCGCGTCAGGCCTTCCGCGCTGCGGCGGCGAAGCAGGGGCTGCGCGTGCAGGGCGAATACGCTTTCGGCCTCGATTACGCCCGCACGCTGGCCGAATGGCGGCTGGCTTTCGAGGCGAAATGGCCGGAAATCCAGAAGCTCGGTTTCGATGAAAATTTCCGCCGTCTGTGGCGCATGTATCTCTGTTACTGCGAGGCCGGCTTCCTGGCCGGGAACGTCGATGTCGTCCAGTTTGAACTTGCGCATGCTTAG
- a CDS encoding DUF1365 domain-containing protein — MIMNFAPQLFLGHVMHRRLRPAVNAFVYPVFYVALPVRNLAAGNCGIFSVDRWNVLSFRQRDHGARDGSPLLPWIENLLRDNGLPADGEIVLQTFPRVCGMVFNPVSFWYCHDRSGALIAVLAEVNNTFGGRHNYLLHAAGEPLVDGAEMRAAKCFHVSPFNEIEGGYRFRFHLERPVPLARIDYDDAEGELLLTSISGKARAWTASGLLGAFLRMPFLTAGVIFRIHWQALKLWAKGVPFRGARVSQPLPESSK; from the coding sequence ATGATCATGAACTTCGCGCCGCAACTCTTCCTCGGCCATGTCATGCACCGGCGCTTGCGCCCGGCGGTCAACGCCTTCGTTTACCCGGTTTTCTACGTGGCCTTGCCAGTCCGCAATCTGGCCGCTGGAAATTGCGGCATTTTCTCGGTCGACCGCTGGAATGTGCTGAGTTTCCGCCAGCGCGACCACGGCGCCCGCGACGGCAGTCCGTTGTTGCCCTGGATCGAGAATCTGCTGCGCGACAACGGTCTGCCGGCCGATGGCGAGATCGTTTTGCAGACCTTCCCGCGCGTCTGCGGCATGGTCTTCAATCCGGTCAGCTTCTGGTATTGCCATGATCGCAGCGGCGCCTTGATCGCCGTGCTGGCCGAGGTCAATAACACCTTCGGCGGGCGTCACAACTACCTGCTGCATGCCGCCGGCGAGCCGCTGGTCGATGGTGCGGAAATGCGCGCCGCCAAGTGTTTCCATGTTTCGCCCTTCAACGAGATCGAGGGCGGCTATCGCTTCCGCTTCCACCTTGAGCGGCCGGTGCCGCTGGCCCGCATCGACTACGACGATGCCGAGGGCGAACTGCTGCTCACCTCGATTTCCGGCAAGGCGCGGGCGTGGACCGCGAGCGGCCTGCTCGGCGCCTTCCTGCGCATGCCTTTCCTCACTGCCGGCGTGATTTTCCGCATTCACTGGCAAGCCCTGAAGCTCTGGGCGAAAGGGGTGCCGTTTCGCGGCGCCCGTGTTTCCCAACCTCTTCCGGAATCAAGCAAATGA